A segment of the Synechococcus sp. CBW1002 genome:
CGCTGCCGGGCTGGCCCTCCAGCGCCGCTTCGGTGAGGCCCATGCCGAGCTGCTGGCCCACACCCTGGAACGCTGCCGGGCCTATTGGGGGATGGAATGGCCGCAGGGCAGCGGCGCCCGCATGCTCACCGGCCGGATCTGGGCCTGGCGGATCGCCGCCGGCGACGGGGCGATGGCAGCAATGGCCCGGGATGCGGTGCACGGGCCATCGATGACCCTGTCCCGTTGCGGACTGCAGGCGCTGCAGGCCCATGCCATCCCGGAGCGGCAGGAGGCGATGGCGGCCTTCTTTGAGCGCTGGCAGGACCGGCCCGTGATCCTCGATGCCTGGTTCGCCCTGGAGGCCGGGGCGCCCTTCGCCGATGGCCTGGAACGGGTGGCGCGTCTGCTGGAGCACCCGCGCTTCGATCCCATGGCCCCCAATTCCGTCCGGGCGGTGCTGGGCGGCCTGGCAGGCAACGCGGTGGTCTTTCATGCCGCCGATGGCCGTGGCTACCGCTTCCTGGCGGAGCAGATCGCCGCCCTCGACGGCCGCAACCCGATCACGGCCTCACGCCTGGCGAAGGTGTTCAGCCGCTGGCGGAGTTATGGCCCCGAGCGGCGCGAGCGAATGGCCGAGGCCCTGAACCTGTTGGCGGCCGCACCGTTGTCCTCCAACACCCGCGAGGTGGTGGAGCAGTGCCTGGGCTGAGGGCGCTTCAGCGGGCACAGCACGATGGCCGAGGCGAGCCGCGGCTCAGCGAAACAGCCTTCAGCGAAAGATCTGCCCATGCAGTCGGCGGAAAGCGGCCTTCCTCTGGGCGCCCCCCTCCGGTCCGGCGTGCTGGCCCCAGAGCCCTTCCCAGTAGAAGTAAATGACGCCGTGGCCCCGCTGGGCCGCCAGGCGCGCCTTCTCCTCCAGCTGGCTCATCGGCGGCGTGCGGCCCCCGAAGCCGGCCAGGATGCCGATCTCCACCGGCATGCCCCACTGCCGCGCCTTCACCAGGGCCGGCTGATTGAGATCCTTGGCGAAACCGGCCACGGAATAGGCGTAGTTCTGCACCACCAGGTCGTCGATCAGTTCCCCCAGCGCCCACAGCTCCCAGTCCTGCAGCCAGTGGTTGTAGGCGAAACGGAACGGGCCGGGCGAGAGGCTCACCACCGTGCGCCGATCCCGATCCAGCTTGCCGAGGGAGCTGCGCAGATCCCGCAGCAGTCCGGTGAGTTGCTGCCGCCGCCAGCGCATCCAGTCCCGGTCGGTGGCGTTGTCGGGTGGTTCGCGGCCGGTCTCGGCGCGGTAGAGCGCCCGGGTGTAGGGGTCGTAGCCCAGATCCACGGGCCAGGCGAAGTGGTCGTCGAGCTGGATGCCGTCCACTCCGCAGCGCTGCACGATCTCGCTGACCAGACCGATGAAGCGGCTGCGCACTCCCGGATGGGCCGGATTGAGCCACACCCGCAGGTCCTTCAGCGGCGATGTGCGCAGATCGGCGCCATGCATCGCATAGAGGCTGCTGCCATCGCGCCGCTGGAGCAGCCACTCTGGATGGCGGCGTACCACCTCCGCATCGGCCGGCTCCATCAGGCCGTATTCAAACCAGGGAATCACCTGCAGGCCGCGGCGCTGGGCGGCTTGGGTGAGCCGGCAGATCGGATCGAGGTCGGCACCGGCCCGCAGCAGGGCCGGCTCCATGGGCGCCCAGCGGCTGCGGTGGAAAGTGGTGCCTCGGCTCCAGACGTTGGGGTAGAGGGTGTTGAAGCCGGCATCGGCGAGCTCCTGAACCGCCCGCTCGATCCTGCCGGCGTCGTAGTACAGCGGGCTCGGACTGTTCGTGAGCCACACCCCGACACGCCGGCCACCACTGGCCTGCAGCAGATCCTGCAGGCGCGGGCGGGGTTGGGACTGCGGCGCGGAGCGATTGGGGGCCGGAGCTCGCCGATCGCGCTCCACCGCACCGGTTGGGACGGCCGCAGGGCCGGAGACGAAGGCTGCTGCCAGCGCAAGGGCGCCGCCCAGTCTCAGCAGCCTGTAGAGGGGATGCTGCGACTCAGCGGAACATCGAGCTGACAGAGCTCTCTTCATGAATACGCCAGATCGCTTCTCCAAGCATGTTGGCCACCGAGAGAACCTGGAGCTGCGGGAACGAGCGCTCCGGGACCAACGGGATGCTGTTGGTCACCACCACTTCTTCGAACAGGCCAGGGGTGGAGAGGCGCTCCACCGCCGGCGGCGAGAACACGGCATGGGTGGCGCAGGCGAGCACCCGGGCAGCACCCCGTTCCCGCAGCAGCTTGGCGCCCTGGTAGATGGTGCCGCCGGTGTCGATCATGTCGTCGATCAACACGGCGGTTTTGTCGGCCACATCCCCGATCACGGTGAGGCTCTCGGCCACGTTGTGACCACTGCGCCGTTTGTCGATGATCGCCAGGGGGGCATCGTTCATCTGCTTGGCGAAGGCGCGGGCCCGGGCCACCCCACCCACATCCGGCGACACCACGACCACCTCCCCGAGGTTGCGGGTGCGGAGATAGTCGACCAGCACCGGTGAGCCGTAGATGTGATCGCAGGGGATATCGAAATACCCCTGGATCTGGGAGGAATGCAGGTCCATCGCCAGCACCCGATCCACACCGGACTTGACCAGCAGATTGGCCACCAGTTTGGCCGTGATCGATTCGCGGCCGGCGGTCTTGCGGTCGGCGCGGGCGTAGCCGTAATAAGGGATCACCGCGGTGATCTGCCGGGCCGAGGCGCGGCGGCAGGCATCCACCATGATCAGCAGCTCCATCAGGTGATCATTCACCGGAGCGCAGGTGGGCTGGATCAGGAAAACATCGCAGCCGCGGATCGACTCCTGAATCTGGATGTACAGCTCGCCGTCGGCGAAGCGCTTGATCACGCACGGGCCATCCGGAACCCCCAGGTAGGCGGCGATCTCGCGGGCCAGATGGGGGTTGGAGGAGCCGCTGAACAGCCGCAGCCGCCGCGTGTCCTGGGCTGACTGGGTGGGACTGGACTGCTGCTCCACCCGATCAGCGGTCAAGAAACTGGTCACGGCGGACGCAAGCGCGACGGCGGAGTTTCGATGGTAGAAGCGACCCGTCCCAGCCAGTGCGAACAAGCGTGAAGTTTTCCGGCCTGGCCACGCCCCTGAGAGTGGTGCTGGCCTCAAGCGGCCGAGCCGACCAGGTGGCGGCCCTCCTGAGCGACCAGGCTCCACGGCTGGCGGCGGCCCTGGGCCTGCCGCTGCACACCCTGACGCCGGCCGCTTGCCCCCACCAGGCCCTGCATCAGCTGGAGGCCATCGTCGGCCCCTGGCTGGCCGCGCTCCCCTGCGATCCGGGCCTGCTGCTGGAGGATCCGGCCAGCGCTGCAACGCATCACTGGGCCGAGGCGCTGGGGGGCTGGCGCCAACCCAGCCTGCTGCTGCTGCCGGCCGACAGCCTCGCCACGGGCGCTCCCGCGGCCACCACAGCCCTGCTGCGGCAGTGGCAGGTGCCCCTGCTCGGCCTGATCCAGGGCGGTGGCCCCTGGGAGCCAGCCCGGCGCCGGAGTGACGGACTGCCCTGGATCGGCTGGCTACCGGAGGCTGGGCGGCCTGAAGCGGTCTTGTCGGAGGCCGTCGAGCAGGAGTGGACCGAACAGGGCATGGACGCCATGCGGCTCAGCCTGGAGGCTCGCTGGCTGCAGCTACAGGCTGAGCTGGACTGAGCATGGACCGCTCAGGTCTTCGTCTTCCAGGGCGGCAGGGGGGCTTTGGTCTCGAGCTGCCGCAGGCCGCCGTATGTCGCTTTGGCCGGCCCCAGCGGCAGCGACAGGAAGCGCACCTCCCCAGGGCGGGCCAGACCAGCGGCCAGCAGGCTGAGGGTCTCGCTGGGCTCGAGGTTCGTGTCCACCTCGCTGCGCAGCTTCTGCACCAGGTCCGGCAGATTGGCCAAGCGGGCCGGCTGAGCCAGGCTCTCAATCAGGGCGAGCACCACCAGCTCCTGCTGCTGGCGGCGACTGAGCTCGCCGAGGCTGGGATCGCGGTAGCGCAGCAACTGCTCCACCTGGGCACCGTCGAGTTGCTGCAGACCGCTCTGCAGATCAATGCGGTAGCCCTGCGCCTTGTCTTCGTAGAGCATCTTGCGGGGTGGATTGACCTCCAGCCGGCCCAGGGCATCCACCAGGCTGCGCAGTCCGGCGCGGGAGAGCACCAGATAGCGGTCCGGCTCGCCGGGCTCCAGCTTCAGCAGTTCGCGCACCGCATCGCCGGTCAGGGCGACCCCGCCCGTGCGGTAGAGGCTGCCCAGAGCCTGGGGACGTTTCTGACCAGGCAGATTCACGGCCAGTTCAGTGGGCAGGCCGAGCACCTGCAGAGGACCTTCCGGATCGACCCGCACCAGCAGCAGCGCGTCGCTGTTGGGGCTCGGGGCAGGCTTGGCGGCGGTGGCGTTGTCCTTCGCGGCGGTGTCCTGAGCGGGCGACGCGCTGGTGGCTGGCGGGGTCTGGGGTGAGCCAGGCAGGCGATCGGAATCCAGCCCCACCACCAGCAACGTGATCGGCCGGCGTGGTGGCTCGGCCAGATCGCTTGCTGTGCTGGGGCGGTCGTCGGGGCTGCGGGAGTCCTGAACGGGCCAGATCCAGCCCAGCACGGAGATGCCGAGACCAGCGCCGGCGAGGGCGATGACGACACGGCCCAGGGCTCGCCAGCGATGGCCCTTGCCGACGGGGCGGACCCGCGGCGCGGCGGAATGTTCCGCTGAGGAGCTGGAGGTGGAAGGGTCGGTGTCCCGCATGGGGGGCATGGTGCCCGCAGGGCTGGTGGCCCCCACTCTGGCTCAGCCCGGGGATTTGCCCCGCTGGGCCGGGTGGCCGATAGGTTGTGGGCCGTGGAGTCAGCCCACCCCCCTTCCTTGACCGCAGCCTCCAGCACGCCGTCCGGCGCCACCGCGGGCTCCGCCACGCCACCGCACGAGCGGTCCCGCCCCCTGGCCAAGGGCAGCGTCTATCCAGCCAAGGACCTCTGCAGTCAGTGCGGCCTCTGCGACACCCGCTGGGTGGCCTACGTGCGCCGCGCCTGCGCCTTTCTGAGCCAGAACTTCGAGACCATGGAGGCGTCCGCCCACGGTCGCAGCCGCCGGCTCGATGACGAGGACGAGCTCTACTTCGGCGTGCAGCAGCGGATGCTTTCGGCCCGGCTGCAGCAGCCGATCGCCGGAGCCCAGTGGACCGGCATCGTCAGCCGGATCGGCGTGCGAGCCCTGGAGACCGGTCTTGTCGATGCCGTGCTCTGCGTGGGCCAGAGCCCTGACGATCGCTTCACCCCCGTGCCGGTACTGGCCCGCACCGCCGAGCAGGTGCTGGCGGCCCGGGTCAACAAGCCCACCCTCTCGCCCAACCTTGAAGTGCTGGAGCAGCTGCCCGGCAGCGGCATCCAGAGGTTGCTGGCCATCGGCGTGGGCTGTCAGATCCAGGCCCTGCGGGCCGTGCAGACGACCTTGCCTCTCGACGAGCTCTACGTGCTGGGGCTGCCCTGCGTCGACAACGTCAGCCGCGAAGGCCTGCAGACCTTCCTCGAAAGCGCCAGCCGCTCTCCCGCGACGGTGGTGCACTACGAGTTCATGCAGGACTTCCGCATCCACTTCCGCCACAGCGACGGCAGCGAGGAGACCGTTCCGTTCTTCGGGCTGGACACCCCGAAGCTCAAGGATGTCTTCGCCCCCAGCTGCCTGAGTTGCTTCGACTACACCAATGCCGGTGCCGATCTGGTGGTGGGGTACATGGGGGCCAGCTTCGGCCGCCAGTGGATCACGGTGCGCAACCCCAGGGGGCAGGTGCTGCTGGATCTGGTGGAGCCCGAGCTGGATACCGCTCCCGTCACCAGCCGCGGTGATCGGCGTGCCGCCGTGCAGCAGGGCATCGACGCCTACGACAAGGCCCTGAAACTGCCCCGTTGGCTGGCCGAACTGGTCGGTTTCCTGGTGCAGCGGGTGGGCCCGCAGGGTCTGGAGTACGGCCGCTTCTCGATTGATTCCCACTTCACCCGCAATGCCCTGTGGCTGCGGCGCCATCACCCGGAGATGGCGGAGCGTCATATCCCCGCCTTCGCCCGTCGGATCGTTGAGCGCTACCGCATCCCCTCTCCATGAGTGACCGCCTCTGCGGGGTGCTGCTGCATCCCACCGCCCTGCCGGGCACGCCGGTGTGCGGCACCTTCGGTTCGCACGCCCATGCCCTGATCGACCTCCTGGCCGATCAGGGCATCGCTGCCTGGCAACTGCTGCCCCTGGCCCCCACCGACGGCACCGGCTCCCCCTACAGCTCCCCCAGCGGGTCGGCCCTCAATCCCTGGCTGCTGGATGCAGACGATCTGGTGACCCAGGGCTTTCTCGAGCCTGGCGATCTGGAGGCCCTGCCGAGCGATGGCTCCGAGCCGATGGCTGAGAGCTCCGCTGGAGCTCCCGGGCCGGCACCGCTCGACCTGAGCCTGGCCCCAGCCCGGGCGGCGGCCCTGGGTCGTCTGCTGGTCCAGCGCTGGGCCAGCCAGCCGCTGGACCAGAAACAGCGCTTTGGCCGCTGGCGCCGGCAGCAGCGTTCCTGGCTGCGGGACCACTGCCGTTTCATGGTGCTGCGGCGGCTGCAGGAGGGCCAGCCCTGGTGGAACTGGCCCGGCCCCCTGGCCCGCCGCCACAGCCGTGCCCTGCGGACCCTCGATCAACAACACGGCCCAGCCCTGCTGGAAGAGGGGTTGCTGCAGTGGCATCTGCAGCGTCAGTGGGATGGGCTGCAGCGCCATGCCCACCGCCGCGGCGTGCAGCTGATCGGTGATCTGCCCTTCTATGTGGCCCACGACAGCGCCGATGTCTGGCGTCACCGCTCCCTGTTCTCCCTCCAGTTCGACGGCAGCCTCGCCCAGCAGAGCGGTGTTCCGCCCGACTACTTCTCCGCCACCGGCCAGCTCTGGGGCACCCCGGTGTACCGCTGGAGCGCCCACTGGCTGGGGGGGTTCCGCTGGTGGCTGCGGCGCCTGGGTCGCCAGCTTCAGCTGTTCGACCGGCTGAGGCTGGATCACTTCCGGGCCCTGCAGGCCTACTGGAGCATCCCCGGCAGCGACACCACCGCCCAGAACGGCACCTGGCAGCCCTCCCCAGGCTGGCCCCTGCTGGCGCTGCTCTGGCTCGACTGCTGGCGGCGCGGCGGGTTGCTCCCCGATGGCCGGCTGCCCCTGATCGCCGAGGACCTGGGGGTGATCACGCCAGCGGTGGAGGCGCTGCGCGACAGCTTCGCCCTGCCCGGCATGAAGATCCTCCAGTTCGCCTTCGATGGCAACGCGGACAATCCCTACCTGCCGGCCAACTACCGCGGCAACCGCTGGGTGGTGTACACCGGCACCCACGACAACGCCACCAGCCGCAGCTGGTGGGATGGGCTCGATCAGGGCGGCCGCGACCGGGTCCGCGCGGTTGTCGGCGCTGACGTGACGGCGCCGGGCTGGCAACTGCTGGAGGCAGCCCTGGCCACCGAGGCCGAACTGGTGGTGGTGCCCTTGCAGGACCTGCTGGAACTGGACGACCGGGCCCGCTTCAACACCCCTGGAACCACCGGTGGGAACTGGTGCTGGCGCCTGAATCGATCGATCAGTGACCTGAAAGGTCCGCTGCTCGGTTTCGGCCGGCTGGCGGATCGCTACGGACGCTCCTCGCCGGTGGGTCTGGGAGGAGCGGGCTGAGCGACGGGAGTCTCCGGTCGTTTTGGGGCCGGGGGGGCGGCGATCACGGCCGGGTAGCGGAAGCGGCCAGCGGGATTGCCAGCCAGGGGGGGCAGCGGCGCCCCGTTCCAGCGCACCGCCCGTGCCGCCGCGGCCGGTTCGATCCGCAGCTCGAACGGCGGCAGGATCGGCAGGCTGAGCGTGCCGTTCACGCCCTCCAGACGCGTGTTTCCTCCCTGGGAGGGGGTGATCTCCACCTGGCTGGGGGCGGCCAGCTCCAGGCTCAGCACCCCGAGCGTCTCCGGGCTTCCCTTGGCCAGCTCCCGCCGCAGCTGGGGGAGCCCCTGACCTCTGGCCGTGAGCGTCAGGGGACGCAACTCCGGATGAATCGCCAGCAGCTGCGCGGCTGGATCCTGGGTCCGCACCTGTTCGGAACGGGGCAGGGGGGAAATCGGCCGCGAGCTCAGCAACCCCTCGGCGGCGAGGCGCTGCTGCTGCAGGTTCACCGCGTACACCAGGCCCAGGGTGAGCAGGCCGTAGAGCACCGTGCCCTGCCAGGTGGTGAAGACATCGATCGAGCCGGGGGTGAAGCGCTGCAGCAGCATCCGGCGACTGGAAGGCCGGGCCTCGTTCACCGGCGCAGGCAGGGCCGCATCGAGACTCCCGGGGGGGAGTGCCAGGTATCGCTCAATCAGCGGCAGCATGGTGCGTAGGTAGGTCACCTCCGGCAGGCGGTCACGCCAGCCGCGCTCGAGCGCCTCCAGCACAGGGGTGCTGATGCGGGTTTCCTGGGCGAGTTCCCGTAGGTTGAGGCCGCGGGCCTCGCGCTGCTCCCGCAGCTGCCGTCCGGCCAGCAGCAGCGGATCCTGTTCGACCCCGCTGGGACCGCCGGTCGGGGATTCGGGCCGGGAACGCCGGAGCCAGCCCAACAGGCGCCGCGGCACGGAGCGCGTCGAGGGCTTACCGGGGCGGAGGTTCACGCAGACGCGACCAGAGCCTCCCATTCTTGTGGGTCGAGCTCGCGCCACTGGCCTTCCGCCAGATCACCGAGTGTGAGATCACCGATCGCCGTGCGTTGGAGATCCAGCACGGGATGGCCGAGGCGTTCGCCGGTCCGGCGGATCTGGCGGTTGCGCCCCTCACGCATCTCGAGCTCC
Coding sequences within it:
- a CDS encoding Coenzyme F420 hydrogenase/dehydrogenase, beta subunit C-terminal domain; translation: MTAASSTPSGATAGSATPPHERSRPLAKGSVYPAKDLCSQCGLCDTRWVAYVRRACAFLSQNFETMEASAHGRSRRLDDEDELYFGVQQRMLSARLQQPIAGAQWTGIVSRIGVRALETGLVDAVLCVGQSPDDRFTPVPVLARTAEQVLAARVNKPTLSPNLEVLEQLPGSGIQRLLAIGVGCQIQALRAVQTTLPLDELYVLGLPCVDNVSREGLQTFLESASRSPATVVHYEFMQDFRIHFRHSDGSEETVPFFGLDTPKLKDVFAPSCLSCFDYTNAGADLVVGYMGASFGRQWITVRNPRGQVLLDLVEPELDTAPVTSRGDRRAAVQQGIDAYDKALKLPRWLAELVGFLVQRVGPQGLEYGRFSIDSHFTRNALWLRRHHPEMAERHIPAFARRIVERYRIPSP
- a CDS encoding ribose-phosphate pyrophosphokinase, with translation MTSFLTADRVEQQSSPTQSAQDTRRLRLFSGSSNPHLAREIAAYLGVPDGPCVIKRFADGELYIQIQESIRGCDVFLIQPTCAPVNDHLMELLIMVDACRRASARQITAVIPYYGYARADRKTAGRESITAKLVANLLVKSGVDRVLAMDLHSSQIQGYFDIPCDHIYGSPVLVDYLRTRNLGEVVVVSPDVGGVARARAFAKQMNDAPLAIIDKRRSGHNVAESLTVIGDVADKTAVLIDDMIDTGGTIYQGAKLLRERGAARVLACATHAVFSPPAVERLSTPGLFEEVVVTNSIPLVPERSFPQLQVLSVANMLGEAIWRIHEESSVSSMFR
- a CDS encoding LCP family protein, with amino-acid sequence MRDTDPSTSSSSAEHSAAPRVRPVGKGHRWRALGRVVIALAGAGLGISVLGWIWPVQDSRSPDDRPSTASDLAEPPRRPITLLVVGLDSDRLPGSPQTPPATSASPAQDTAAKDNATAAKPAPSPNSDALLLVRVDPEGPLQVLGLPTELAVNLPGQKRPQALGSLYRTGGVALTGDAVRELLKLEPGEPDRYLVLSRAGLRSLVDALGRLEVNPPRKMLYEDKAQGYRIDLQSGLQQLDGAQVEQLLRYRDPSLGELSRRQQQELVVLALIESLAQPARLANLPDLVQKLRSEVDTNLEPSETLSLLAAGLARPGEVRFLSLPLGPAKATYGGLRQLETKAPLPPWKTKT
- a CDS encoding glycoside hydrolase family 10 protein, translating into MKRALSARCSAESQHPLYRLLRLGGALALAAAFVSGPAAVPTGAVERDRRAPAPNRSAPQSQPRPRLQDLLQASGGRRVGVWLTNSPSPLYYDAGRIERAVQELADAGFNTLYPNVWSRGTTFHRSRWAPMEPALLRAGADLDPICRLTQAAQRRGLQVIPWFEYGLMEPADAEVVRRHPEWLLQRRDGSSLYAMHGADLRTSPLKDLRVWLNPAHPGVRSRFIGLVSEIVQRCGVDGIQLDDHFAWPVDLGYDPYTRALYRAETGREPPDNATDRDWMRWRRQQLTGLLRDLRSSLGKLDRDRRTVVSLSPGPFRFAYNHWLQDWELWALGELIDDLVVQNYAYSVAGFAKDLNQPALVKARQWGMPVEIGILAGFGGRTPPMSQLEEKARLAAQRGHGVIYFYWEGLWGQHAGPEGGAQRKAAFRRLHGQIFR
- a CDS encoding helix-turn-helix domain-containing protein, with the translated sequence MNLRPGKPSTRSVPRRLLGWLRRSRPESPTGGPSGVEQDPLLLAGRQLREQREARGLNLRELAQETRISTPVLEALERGWRDRLPEVTYLRTMLPLIERYLALPPGSLDAALPAPVNEARPSSRRMLLQRFTPGSIDVFTTWQGTVLYGLLTLGLVYAVNLQQQRLAAEGLLSSRPISPLPRSEQVRTQDPAAQLLAIHPELRPLTLTARGQGLPQLRRELAKGSPETLGVLSLELAAPSQVEITPSQGGNTRLEGVNGTLSLPILPPFELRIEPAAAARAVRWNGAPLPPLAGNPAGRFRYPAVIAAPPAPKRPETPVAQPAPPRPTGEERP
- the malQ gene encoding 4-alpha-glucanotransferase, with the translated sequence MSDRLCGVLLHPTALPGTPVCGTFGSHAHALIDLLADQGIAAWQLLPLAPTDGTGSPYSSPSGSALNPWLLDADDLVTQGFLEPGDLEALPSDGSEPMAESSAGAPGPAPLDLSLAPARAAALGRLLVQRWASQPLDQKQRFGRWRRQQRSWLRDHCRFMVLRRLQEGQPWWNWPGPLARRHSRALRTLDQQHGPALLEEGLLQWHLQRQWDGLQRHAHRRGVQLIGDLPFYVAHDSADVWRHRSLFSLQFDGSLAQQSGVPPDYFSATGQLWGTPVYRWSAHWLGGFRWWLRRLGRQLQLFDRLRLDHFRALQAYWSIPGSDTTAQNGTWQPSPGWPLLALLWLDCWRRGGLLPDGRLPLIAEDLGVITPAVEALRDSFALPGMKILQFAFDGNADNPYLPANYRGNRWVVYTGTHDNATSRSWWDGLDQGGRDRVRAVVGADVTAPGWQLLEAALATEAELVVVPLQDLLELDDRARFNTPGTTGGNWCWRLNRSISDLKGPLLGFGRLADRYGRSSPVGLGGAG